A region of Bombyx mori chromosome 13, ASM3026992v2 DNA encodes the following proteins:
- the LOC101741391 gene encoding transcriptional adapter 1 → MASDTLNIARRKLNEVLGEKSTKYFNQMKLWFRMKLTKEEFDGEARKLLSNDQVHFHNEFLLALLNKVEGLAETSITIAQEKANSHNRNSRRHKRSSRTSEKSNFEPVDILEYLPPNSPPGAGSDGVKYATQEIFLPDHALVVGRFMLAAWELGLEGADDDAADIVVVAVQNFLKNVISAVLAQRKGYKTHGKYFMYDIGGDMPNMWLRNSAKLYDPQSWGRVNVDDGVDSLGPRCPPTIDEMEHSAVFEIACSAPNPEPNEDRLTIDEFYNTLLTHRNIIACHSIYAINMERLSVMLNHPSY, encoded by the exons atggcttccgatacattaaatatagcACGGCGAAAATTAAATGAAGTACTCGGTGAAAAGTCAACAAAGTATTTCAATCAAATGAAATTGTGGTTCCGTATGAAACTGACTAAGGAAGAATTCGACGGAGAAGCAAGGAAACTATTAAGTAACGACCAAGTACATTTCCATAACGAGTTTTTGTTAGCATTATTGAACAAAGTTGAAGGCTTAGCAGAAACTTCGATTACAATAGCCCAAGAGAAAGCTAATTCACACAACAGAAACAGTCGGAGACATAAGAGAAGCTCTAGAACCTCTGAGAAGAGTAACTTTGAACCAGTTGATATACTTGAGTATCTGCCGCCTAATTCACCACCTGGAGCTGGCAGTGACGGTGTCAAATATGCAACACAA GAAATATTTCTACCTGATCATGCTCTAGTTGTGGGCAGATTCATGTTGGCCGCCTGGGAACTTGGCTTAGAAGGAGCGGATGACGATGCTGCTGACATTGTAGTGGTAGCTGTACAGAATTTCCTCAAAAATGTAATAAGTGCTGTTTTAGCACAAAGGAAAGGCTACAAAACTCATGGGAAGTACTTCATGTACGATATTGGTGGTGACATGCCGAATATGTGGCTGAGAAACTCAGCCAAACTATACGATCCTCAGAGTTGGGGAAGGGTAAATGTAGATGATGGAGTGGATTCCCTCGGTCCCAGATGTCCTCCTACAATTGATGAAATGGAACATTCAGCTGTTTTTGAAATTGCCTGCAG TGCCCCAAATCCAGAACCAAATGAAGACAGACTAACAATAGATGAATTCTACAATACCTTATTGACACACAGAAATATAATTGCATGTCATTCAATCTATGCAATCAATATGGAGAGGTTATCGGTCATGTTAAATCATCCTAGTTATTAG
- the LOC101741251 gene encoding 39S ribosomal protein L27, mitochondrial (The RefSeq protein has 1 substitution compared to this genomic sequence): protein MSFNILLKTSERGIFLKELVRNASKKTGGSTQNTNCKVKPKHRGWKVQDGHFVQAGHMLATQRTTRFHPGLNVGLGVNGTLFAMEAGKVVVTCEKFDPNWDHTWVQRMYKGRYDQTIYKKYYNVIPEPQHQRFKLIDEV from the exons ATGTCATTTAACATTTTACTCAAAACATCAGAAAGAGGTATTTTTCTAAAAG AGCTTGTCCGGAATGCCAGTAAAAAAACCGGAGGTAGTACGCAGAATACTAATTGTAAAGTAAAACCAAAGCACAGAGGGTGGAAAGTACAAGATGGGCATTTTGTTCAAGCGGGACATATGTTAGCTACGCAAAGAACCACTCGGTTTCATCCAGGATTGAAT GTTGGTTTTGGTGTTAATGGTACTTTGTTTGCAATGGAGGCTGGAAAAGTAGTTGTCACATGTGAAAAGTTTGATCCAAACTGGGATCACACTTGGGTCCAGAGGATGTACAAAGGGCGCTATGACCAGAccatctataaaaaatattacaatgttATACCAGAGCCCCAACATCAGAGATTTAAACTTATTGATGAAGTGTAA